One region of Chryseobacterium muglaense genomic DNA includes:
- a CDS encoding sigma 54-interacting transcriptional regulator produces MKNDTTFKELKKSGYTDKTISQEIQANLIAKIKTKEPVFEGLWGYEDSVVPQLKKAILAGHHINLLGLRGQAKTRIARSMVNLLDEYMPIVKGSEINDNPFNPISKYARDLIAELGDKTPISWVHRSNRFFEKLATPDVNVADLIGDIDPIKAATLKLPYSDERVLHYGMIPRANRSIFVLNELPDLQARIQVSLFNILQEGDIQIRGFQLRMPLDIQFVFTANPEDYTNRGSIVTPLKDRIGSQIFTHYPKTIALAKQITEQEAQVSAEDKVQIQIPDLAKNLLEEVAFAARDSEYVDAKSGVSARLTISAMENLVAAAKLRLIETGADKTTVRLLDFMSIIPSITGKIELVYEGEQEGADHVAKILIDKAVITQFESIFPRISKLEKEGIKTPYTDLIKWFNKNHLELNYTDTDEEFYNKLNSIAPLIAVIEENASEFSQEDKNFCKELVLWALTISKKLDKSENSATYTFDSADVRQLFRN; encoded by the coding sequence ATGAAAAACGATACAACATTTAAAGAATTAAAAAAATCAGGATATACAGATAAAACAATCAGCCAGGAAATTCAGGCGAATTTGATTGCAAAAATAAAAACTAAAGAGCCCGTTTTTGAAGGACTTTGGGGTTACGAAGATTCTGTAGTTCCTCAATTAAAAAAGGCAATCTTAGCTGGTCATCACATCAATTTATTAGGTTTACGCGGACAGGCAAAAACCAGAATCGCAAGAAGCATGGTCAATCTTTTGGATGAATATATGCCGATTGTAAAAGGTTCTGAAATTAATGATAACCCTTTCAATCCCATTTCAAAATATGCGAGAGATTTAATTGCTGAGTTAGGTGATAAAACACCAATCTCTTGGGTTCACCGTTCAAATCGTTTCTTTGAAAAACTGGCAACACCGGATGTGAATGTTGCGGATTTAATTGGCGACATCGACCCTATTAAAGCTGCAACTTTAAAACTTCCTTATTCTGACGAACGTGTTTTGCATTACGGAATGATTCCCCGAGCCAACCGTTCGATATTTGTATTAAATGAATTACCCGATTTGCAGGCGAGAATTCAGGTTTCTTTATTTAATATTTTGCAGGAAGGAGACATTCAGATTCGTGGATTTCAGTTGAGAATGCCTTTGGATATTCAATTTGTGTTTACAGCAAACCCGGAAGATTATACCAACCGTGGAAGCATTGTAACTCCTTTGAAAGACAGAATCGGATCGCAGATTTTCACGCATTACCCCAAAACCATTGCCTTAGCAAAACAAATTACCGAGCAGGAAGCTCAGGTTTCTGCGGAAGATAAAGTACAGATTCAGATTCCTGATTTGGCAAAAAATCTTTTGGAAGAAGTTGCTTTTGCTGCTCGTGACAGTGAATATGTAGATGCAAAAAGTGGCGTAAGTGCACGTTTAACAATCAGCGCAATGGAAAACTTAGTCGCTGCGGCAAAATTACGTTTAATAGAAACCGGAGCCGATAAAACTACCGTTCGTCTGCTTGATTTCATGTCGATTATTCCATCAATTACCGGAAAGATTGAATTGGTTTACGAAGGCGAGCAGGAAGGTGCAGATCATGTAGCCAAAATTCTGATTGATAAAGCAGTAATAACTCAGTTTGAAAGTATTTTCCCACGCATTTCAAAATTAGAAAAAGAAGGTATCAAAACTCCGTACACTGATTTAATTAAATGGTTCAACAAAAATCATTTAGAACTCAATTACACCGATACAGACGAAGAATTTTATAATAAACTTAATAGCATTGCTCCATTGATAGCCGTTATTGAAGAAAATGCATCAGAATTTAGTCAAGAAGATAAAAATTTCTGCAAAGAATTGGTTTTATGGGCTTTGACGATTAGTAAAAAATTAGATAAGTCTGAAAATTCTGCGACTTATACTTTTGATTCTGCAGATGTAAGACAATTGTTCAGAAATTAG
- a CDS encoding vWA domain-containing protein gives MTDKQFNFQQGFTFSKHIPEDISHFDRVFDVFKDLLTHTSGDIEEAFEWLDMLDKEYDIFTDEYTLEDFEEDLRKRGYIKKEDDSEDGNSGTGKGKNILTAKLEAALREYALDQIFGKLKKSGIGNHRTNKSGVGDERDGENRNFQYGDDLSTVNMTESLKNAQINNGISDLRMTEDDLIVEETKHKAQMSTVLMIDISHSMILYGEDRITPAKKVAMALVELIKRKYPKDSIDIIVFGNEAWPIKIKDLPYLQVGPYHTNTVAGLELAMDILRRKRNTNKQIFMITDGKPSCLKLPTGEYYMNSVGLDQKIVTECLNKAAQARKLKIPITTFMIAQDPYLRQFVNAFTAQNKGKAFLTGLSGLGQMIFEDYEKNRIKRI, from the coding sequence ATGACAGATAAACAATTTAATTTTCAACAGGGATTTACTTTTAGCAAACATATTCCGGAAGACATTTCACATTTTGACCGGGTTTTTGATGTGTTCAAAGATTTGCTGACCCACACTTCCGGAGATATTGAGGAAGCCTTTGAGTGGCTAGATATGCTCGATAAAGAATATGATATTTTCACCGACGAATATACGCTTGAAGATTTTGAAGAAGACTTGAGAAAGCGAGGCTACATCAAAAAAGAAGACGATTCCGAAGATGGAAATTCTGGAACCGGAAAAGGTAAAAACATTCTTACAGCCAAACTGGAAGCCGCTTTACGAGAATATGCTTTAGATCAGATTTTCGGAAAGCTTAAAAAAAGCGGAATCGGAAATCACAGAACCAACAAATCAGGAGTCGGTGATGAGCGTGATGGTGAAAACCGAAATTTCCAATATGGCGACGATCTTTCTACCGTGAATATGACAGAAAGCTTGAAAAACGCACAAATCAACAACGGAATTTCAGATTTGCGAATGACCGAAGACGACCTCATCGTAGAAGAGACCAAACATAAAGCTCAAATGAGTACAGTTTTGATGATTGACATCAGCCACTCAATGATTTTATATGGTGAAGACCGAATTACACCTGCCAAAAAAGTGGCAATGGCTTTGGTAGAATTGATTAAAAGAAAATATCCCAAAGACTCCATCGATATTATTGTTTTTGGAAACGAAGCCTGGCCAATAAAAATCAAAGACCTTCCCTACTTGCAGGTCGGTCCGTATCACACCAATACCGTCGCAGGATTAGAATTGGCAATGGATATTCTTCGAAGAAAAAGAAATACCAACAAGCAGATTTTTATGATTACCGACGGAAAACCAAGTTGTCTGAAACTTCCAACCGGTGAATATTACATGAATAGTGTGGGACTTGATCAGAAAATTGTAACGGAATGTCTTAACAAAGCTGCACAAGCCAGAAAATTGAAGATCCCCATTACCACTTTTATGATTGCTCAAGACCCATATCTGCGACAGTTTGTGAATGCATTTACCGCTCAGAATAAAGGAAAAGCTTTTCTCACAGGACTTTCAGGTTTGGGACAAATGATTTTTGAGGATTACGAAAAGAATAGGATTAAAAGGATATAA
- a CDS encoding class I SAM-dependent methyltransferase: MKDLMGRAIWDYFHNENPEDLQTETSISELDELPVEYLFRDFEGMNKIEKKALKLAHGKVLDIGAGAGSHSLYLQNERNLDVTALDISPKSIEVCQSRGIQKAVAQNMLEFSEETFDTILLLMNGTGIFQSLNVIDIYLQKLHSLLNKNGQILIDSTDILYMFDADEDGGVLIPANGYYGELDYVVHYKGESENPIKWLYLDFNTLKNAAENNGFKVEKVIQDEDSYLAKLTKK; this comes from the coding sequence ATGAAAGACTTAATGGGACGCGCAATCTGGGATTATTTTCACAATGAAAATCCTGAAGATTTACAGACTGAAACTTCAATTTCCGAACTCGATGAGCTTCCGGTAGAATATCTTTTCAGAGATTTTGAAGGGATGAATAAGATTGAAAAGAAAGCTTTAAAACTGGCTCACGGAAAAGTTTTAGATATCGGAGCAGGAGCAGGTTCACATTCTTTATATCTCCAAAATGAAAGAAATTTAGACGTTACAGCTTTAGATATTTCGCCAAAATCAATTGAGGTTTGCCAATCAAGAGGAATTCAGAAAGCGGTTGCTCAGAATATGCTTGAATTTTCTGAAGAAACTTTTGATACTATTCTTTTATTAATGAATGGAACCGGAATTTTTCAAAGCTTGAATGTGATTGATATTTATCTTCAAAAACTTCATTCTTTATTAAATAAAAACGGACAGATTTTAATTGACAGTACAGATATTCTGTATATGTTCGATGCGGATGAAGATGGCGGAGTTTTAATTCCTGCAAATGGATATTATGGCGAGCTTGATTATGTCGTTCATTACAAAGGAGAGTCTGAAAATCCTATCAAATGGCTGTATCTTGATTTTAATACTTTAAAAAATGCTGCTGAAAATAACGGCTTTAAAGTAGAAAAAGTTATTCAGGATGAAGATTCTTATCTGGCAAAACTGACGAAGAAATAA
- a CDS encoding ferritin → MNTNRLSPALEKALSDQMNKEIHASHTFLSYGIWADDKGYQGIANFLYRHSQEERNHSIKFMEYVLNRGGKPKVDAIPAPPADPETLSACFDGVFKHEVDNTTSIYRLVDLALEEKDWATWNFMQWFVQEQIEEETLASNLIDKLKIAGGDRATDESLFNLDSAMASAPNDVPLAQEATGNNP, encoded by the coding sequence ATGAATACCAACAGACTTTCACCTGCGCTGGAAAAAGCTTTAAGCGACCAAATGAATAAAGAAATTCACGCTTCACACACATTTTTATCGTACGGAATTTGGGCAGATGACAAAGGTTATCAGGGAATTGCCAATTTTCTATACCGTCATTCGCAGGAAGAGAGAAATCATTCCATAAAATTTATGGAGTACGTTTTAAACAGAGGGGGAAAACCAAAAGTGGATGCCATTCCTGCTCCACCAGCTGATCCTGAAACTTTATCGGCTTGTTTCGATGGCGTTTTTAAGCATGAAGTAGATAATACAACTTCTATTTATAGACTTGTAGATTTAGCTTTGGAAGAAAAAGACTGGGCAACATGGAATTTTATGCAATGGTTTGTTCAGGAACAAATTGAAGAAGAAACTTTAGCTTCCAATTTAATAGATAAACTGAAAATTGCGGGTGGTGATAGAGCTACAGACGAATCATTATTCAACTTAGACAGTGCAATGGCGTCTGCTCCAAACGATGTTCCTCTGGCTCAGGAAGCTACAGGGAATAATCCATAA